Proteins co-encoded in one Microbacterium hydrocarbonoxydans genomic window:
- the cobA gene encoding uroporphyrinogen-III C-methyltransferase, with translation MRRARVGRVDLIGGGPGPADLMTVRAHRLLMAADVVVADRLGPFEELRDDLAAHVEVIDVGKRPGHHPVPQHEINALLVERALSGLRVVRLKGGDPFVLGRGGEEVLACEAAGVPVSVTPGVSSAISVPQAAGIPVTHRGVASAVHIVNGHGDLTPGALASLGDPSVTTVVLMGVASLPRLVAAAHDHHVSGDTPVAIVENGHTERQRTIRSTLRGVVGDAAAAQVVNPSVIVLGEVARAGLLLPTTAMIAESMT, from the coding sequence ATGAGGCGAGCGCGAGTCGGCAGGGTCGATCTGATCGGCGGCGGCCCCGGACCCGCCGACCTCATGACGGTGCGCGCCCACCGTCTGCTCATGGCCGCCGACGTGGTCGTCGCCGATCGTCTCGGTCCCTTCGAAGAGCTGCGTGACGACCTGGCGGCCCACGTCGAGGTGATCGACGTCGGCAAACGTCCGGGCCACCATCCGGTGCCGCAGCACGAGATCAACGCGCTGCTGGTGGAGCGGGCGCTCTCAGGGCTCAGAGTGGTGCGTCTGAAAGGTGGCGACCCCTTCGTGCTGGGACGCGGCGGCGAGGAGGTGCTCGCCTGCGAGGCCGCGGGCGTGCCGGTCTCGGTCACGCCCGGCGTCAGCAGCGCGATCTCTGTGCCGCAGGCAGCGGGGATCCCCGTGACACATCGGGGGGTCGCGTCGGCCGTGCACATCGTGAACGGCCACGGCGACCTGACACCGGGCGCGCTCGCCTCGCTCGGCGATCCGTCGGTCACGACCGTGGTGCTGATGGGGGTCGCCTCCCTGCCGAGACTGGTGGCTGCCGCGCACGATCATCACGTCTCCGGTGACACCCCCGTGGCGATCGTCGAGAACGGGCACACCGAGAGGCAGCGCACGATCCGCAGCACGCTCCGCGGCGTGGTCGGCGACGCCGCAGCGGCGCAGGTCGTCAACCCCTCGGTCATCGTGCTCGGCGAGGTCGCGCGCGCGGGCCTGCTGCTGCCGACGACGGCCATGATCGCCGAGAGCATGACATGA
- the nirD gene encoding nitrite reductase small subunit NirD yields MTFATDAGRAVRVCSLDDLETERGRAALIEGEQVALFLLPDGTVHAVDNLDPFSGAHVISRGIVGSRGDAPTVASPLHKQVFDLRTGECLETQGKVGGPLRVWPVVVDGRDVYVGLPGRAAS; encoded by the coding sequence ATGACCTTCGCCACCGATGCCGGACGGGCGGTGCGCGTGTGCTCTCTCGACGATCTGGAGACCGAGCGCGGTCGAGCCGCGCTCATCGAGGGCGAGCAGGTCGCGCTCTTCCTGCTTCCCGACGGAACAGTGCACGCGGTCGACAATCTCGACCCCTTCAGTGGAGCTCACGTGATCTCCCGAGGAATCGTCGGCAGCAGGGGAGATGCGCCGACGGTGGCCTCGCCGTTGCACAAGCAGGTCTTCGATCTGCGCACCGGCGAATGCCTCGAGACGCAGGGGAAGGTCGGCGGCCCGTTGCGGGTGTGGCCGGTCGTCGTCGACGGCCGGGATGTCTACGTGGGCCTCCCCGGGAGAGCCGCATCATGA
- the nirB gene encoding nitrite reductase large subunit NirB has protein sequence MNEAVLTTEEIVVVGAGMVAHRFVESLISRSEKPLHVTVIGDEGLHPYDRVGLTGFFAGVTPEGLELDRSVFDDFRVRFMADDRVLRIDRSARTVTTRSRQTIAYDTLVLATGSYAAKVAVDGADLPGCFVYRTLDDVQRLKEFVEQRGGTLGRPLRGAVIGGGLLGLEAAGALQGMDVEPTVVQYSDRLMSAQLDSAGGGMLKRLLEARGISVRTQSRTTRLDPDAGGAVTALEFQDGSVERADVVVFTVGVRPRDELARNADLHVDPRGGVIIDERCSTSDPHILAIGEVASFDGRCVGLVAPGYAMAEVAATRLLGGDAAFPGYDDSSKLKLSGVDVASFGDAMAATPNALDVVYADPVAGVYKKLVLSDDAQTLLGGILVGDATAYGALRPLVGSRLGADPAAYLLPEGGNEVPGGELPDEAVVCSCSNVTAGRIRQAVHEEGCTDAAGVKGCTKAGATCGSCVLMVKKVVGQELQKLGQSVSHALCEHFDLSRRQLFDAVRVAQLTTFSAIVERFGRGRGCDICKPAIASILSVLVGAHVLDGENATLQDTNDHVMANMQKDGTYSVVPRMAGGEVTPEGLIAIGQIAKDFALYTKITGGQRIDMFGARLEQLPLIWQRLVDAGFESGQAYGKSLRTVKSCVGSTWCRYGVLDAVGMAVRLELRYRGLRAPHKLKLGVSGCARECAEARGKDVGVIATETGWNMYVGGNGGFSPRHAELLASDLDDDALIRAIDRFFMYYIRTGDRLQRTAPWCEELEGGLDGLRRVIFDDSLGICADLDAAMAQHVDRYEDEWAATLRDPVKLERFRSFVNAGDTPDPSLAYVAERGQIRPATPEERRGGVLIAGTALEVRR, from the coding sequence ATGAACGAGGCCGTCCTCACCACGGAGGAGATCGTGGTCGTCGGAGCAGGCATGGTGGCGCACCGTTTCGTCGAGAGTCTCATCAGCAGGAGCGAGAAGCCGTTGCACGTCACCGTGATCGGAGACGAGGGGCTCCACCCCTACGACCGAGTGGGGCTGACGGGCTTCTTCGCCGGTGTGACGCCCGAGGGGTTGGAGCTCGACAGGTCGGTGTTCGACGACTTCCGCGTGCGCTTCATGGCCGACGACCGCGTCCTTCGCATCGATCGATCGGCCAGGACGGTCACCACACGCTCTCGTCAGACGATCGCCTACGACACCCTGGTGCTCGCGACGGGTTCCTATGCCGCGAAGGTCGCGGTCGACGGTGCAGACCTGCCGGGTTGCTTCGTGTACCGGACCCTCGACGACGTGCAGCGTCTCAAGGAGTTCGTCGAGCAGCGCGGCGGCACGCTCGGGCGTCCGCTGCGCGGCGCCGTGATCGGCGGTGGGCTTCTCGGACTCGAGGCCGCGGGCGCGCTCCAGGGCATGGATGTCGAGCCGACGGTGGTCCAGTACTCCGATCGCCTGATGTCGGCTCAGCTCGACTCGGCGGGTGGCGGAATGCTCAAGCGTCTTCTCGAGGCGCGCGGCATCTCGGTGCGCACGCAGTCCCGCACGACCCGCCTGGATCCGGATGCCGGTGGCGCCGTCACCGCTTTGGAGTTCCAGGACGGCTCGGTCGAGCGCGCCGACGTCGTCGTGTTCACGGTCGGCGTGCGCCCTCGTGACGAGCTGGCCCGCAACGCCGATCTCCACGTGGATCCTCGCGGCGGAGTCATCATCGACGAGCGGTGCTCGACGTCGGACCCGCACATCCTGGCGATCGGCGAGGTCGCCAGCTTCGACGGTCGGTGCGTGGGCCTGGTGGCACCGGGATACGCCATGGCAGAGGTCGCCGCGACGCGACTGCTCGGAGGCGACGCCGCATTCCCGGGCTACGACGACTCGTCGAAGCTCAAGCTGTCGGGCGTCGATGTCGCGAGCTTCGGCGATGCCATGGCCGCGACCCCGAATGCGCTCGACGTGGTCTACGCCGATCCGGTGGCCGGCGTCTACAAGAAGCTCGTCCTCTCGGACGATGCGCAGACCCTGCTCGGAGGCATCCTGGTCGGAGACGCGACCGCGTATGGGGCTCTGCGCCCCCTGGTCGGGTCGAGGCTGGGGGCCGATCCCGCCGCATACCTCCTGCCGGAGGGAGGCAACGAGGTCCCCGGCGGCGAGCTGCCCGACGAGGCTGTCGTGTGCTCGTGCTCGAACGTGACGGCCGGACGCATCCGCCAGGCCGTGCATGAGGAGGGCTGCACGGACGCTGCCGGTGTGAAGGGCTGCACGAAGGCGGGCGCCACCTGCGGATCCTGCGTGCTGATGGTCAAGAAGGTCGTCGGACAGGAGCTCCAGAAGCTCGGACAGAGCGTCTCTCATGCGCTGTGCGAGCACTTCGATCTCTCGAGACGGCAGTTGTTCGACGCGGTTCGGGTTGCTCAGCTCACCACGTTCAGCGCGATCGTCGAGCGGTTCGGTCGGGGACGTGGCTGCGACATCTGCAAGCCTGCGATAGCGAGCATCCTCTCGGTTCTGGTCGGCGCCCACGTGCTCGACGGCGAGAACGCCACTCTGCAGGACACGAACGACCACGTGATGGCGAACATGCAGAAGGACGGGACGTACTCGGTCGTGCCGAGGATGGCAGGGGGCGAGGTGACCCCGGAGGGGCTCATCGCGATCGGTCAGATCGCGAAGGACTTCGCTCTGTACACGAAGATCACCGGCGGTCAGCGGATCGACATGTTCGGCGCACGACTCGAGCAGCTGCCGCTGATCTGGCAGCGGCTGGTCGACGCCGGCTTCGAGTCGGGCCAGGCCTACGGAAAATCGCTGCGCACGGTGAAGTCGTGCGTCGGGTCGACGTGGTGCCGATACGGGGTCCTCGATGCCGTGGGCATGGCCGTGAGACTCGAGCTGCGCTATCGGGGTCTGCGCGCGCCGCACAAGCTCAAGCTCGGCGTGTCGGGCTGCGCCAGGGAGTGTGCGGAGGCGCGCGGCAAGGACGTGGGCGTCATCGCGACGGAGACCGGATGGAACATGTACGTCGGCGGCAACGGAGGATTCTCCCCTCGACACGCCGAGCTCCTGGCGTCCGACCTGGACGATGACGCTCTGATCCGCGCGATCGACCGATTCTTCATGTACTACATCCGCACCGGGGATCGACTGCAGCGCACAGCACCCTGGTGCGAGGAGCTGGAAGGCGGTCTCGACGGGCTGCGCCGTGTGATCTTCGACGACAGTCTGGGCATCTGCGCCGACCTCGATGCCGCGATGGCGCAGCATGTCGATCGCTATGAGGACGAGTGGGCGGCCACACTCCGCGATCCGGTCAAGCTGGAACGGTTCCGCTCGTTCGTGAACGCCGGGGACACGCCCGATCCCTCGCTCGCCTACGTGGCCGAGCGCGGTCAGATCCGACCGGCCACCCCGGAGGAACGGCGCGGCGGTGTGCTGATCGCCGGCACTGCCTTGGAGGTGCGCAGATGA
- a CDS encoding DUF349 domain-containing protein, translated as MSATEPSKPTPPVPTRPAAPLPRKMPKPAAATPAAAAAPLSAASAAEAAKWGRVSEDGTVEVREGEDWRVVGQYPDGTPDEALSYFVRKYEDIAFKVSTLEQRHQAGGASAGDLVKQAGHLRDEATDAAAVGDLAGLRERLDALTSSLSEATAQEAQQAKELVDKAIAERTELVERAEAIAARDLSKVQWKQVTAELGELFDAWQAHQQNGPRLSKGVSQQLWKRFRDARSTVDKARRSFYSELDDSHKVARDAKTRLVERAEALAPRGVDGIPAYRSLLDEWKAAGRAGRKVDDALWARFKAAGDALYSARAEQAAAEEAESGPKIEARQALLEEAKAVADEPHIKRARALLTRIQRQWDEIGRIFPRDKERALDDRLRVIEQALKAREDVDWKKNNPETKARANDMSSQLLDAIEKLESELAAAEKSGDKKAAKEAADALEARRTWLSALGG; from the coding sequence GTGTCTGCCACAGAGCCGTCGAAGCCGACTCCCCCCGTTCCCACCCGTCCGGCCGCTCCGCTGCCACGGAAGATGCCCAAGCCCGCGGCTGCCACTCCGGCCGCCGCTGCCGCGCCGCTCAGTGCGGCGTCCGCCGCAGAGGCCGCGAAATGGGGCCGCGTGTCCGAAGACGGCACGGTCGAGGTGCGCGAGGGCGAAGACTGGCGCGTGGTCGGTCAGTACCCCGACGGCACTCCCGACGAGGCCCTGTCGTACTTCGTCCGCAAGTACGAGGACATCGCATTCAAGGTGAGCACCCTCGAGCAGCGCCATCAGGCCGGCGGAGCATCGGCCGGCGATCTGGTGAAGCAGGCCGGTCACCTCCGCGACGAGGCGACAGATGCTGCGGCGGTCGGCGACCTCGCCGGGCTGCGGGAGCGGCTCGACGCACTGACGTCCTCACTCTCCGAGGCGACCGCGCAGGAGGCGCAGCAGGCGAAGGAACTGGTCGACAAGGCCATCGCCGAGCGAACCGAGCTGGTCGAGCGTGCAGAGGCGATCGCCGCCCGCGATCTGTCGAAGGTGCAGTGGAAGCAGGTCACTGCCGAGCTCGGAGAGCTCTTCGACGCCTGGCAGGCTCATCAGCAGAACGGCCCCCGCCTCTCCAAGGGCGTGTCGCAGCAGCTCTGGAAGCGATTCCGCGATGCCCGGAGCACGGTCGACAAGGCCCGTCGTTCCTTCTACTCCGAGCTCGACGATTCTCACAAGGTCGCTCGCGACGCGAAGACGCGGCTCGTCGAGCGCGCAGAGGCACTCGCCCCGCGCGGAGTCGACGGCATCCCCGCCTACCGTTCGCTGCTCGACGAGTGGAAGGCTGCGGGCCGTGCGGGTCGCAAGGTCGATGACGCGCTGTGGGCGCGATTCAAGGCAGCCGGCGACGCTCTGTACTCCGCCCGCGCCGAACAGGCCGCTGCCGAGGAAGCAGAGTCCGGCCCCAAGATCGAGGCTCGTCAGGCTCTGCTCGAAGAGGCGAAGGCGGTCGCCGACGAACCCCACATCAAGCGTGCGCGTGCGCTGCTGACTCGTATCCAGCGGCAGTGGGACGAGATCGGTCGCATCTTCCCGCGCGACAAGGAGCGCGCCCTGGACGACCGCCTGCGCGTGATCGAGCAGGCGCTCAAGGCTCGCGAAGACGTGGACTGGAAGAAGAACAACCCCGAGACGAAGGCGCGCGCCAACGACATGAGCTCGCAGCTGCTCGACGCGATCGAGAAGCTCGAGTCCGAGCTCGCCGCGGCAGAGAAGTCCGGCGACAAGAAGGCGGCCAAGGAGGCGGCGGATGCGCTCGAAGCGCGCCGCACCTGGCTGAGCGCACTCGGCGGCTGA
- a CDS encoding type IV toxin-antitoxin system AbiEi family antitoxin — translation MHPAFLYLAGSALTVAELTAARIDGDLFEIGDGYIPADLVEARSTRASSIAHLIPIDTAASGPSAAWIHGAGDAPPAIHHVRRAVERRIRSTRRARIVLHDTSVASTELEVLGGVLVMTPARTMVDLALGLHRDESLMRWLVLLSEVDETLIDAAIRHIERLARVPGTKAAHAALVRTRSRIRMT, via the coding sequence ATGCATCCCGCGTTCCTGTATCTGGCCGGCTCGGCCCTCACCGTCGCGGAGTTGACCGCGGCGCGCATCGACGGCGACCTGTTCGAGATCGGCGACGGCTATATTCCCGCCGATCTGGTCGAGGCGCGCAGCACGCGCGCGTCATCGATCGCCCATCTGATCCCCATCGACACGGCGGCATCCGGCCCCTCAGCCGCCTGGATCCATGGAGCGGGCGACGCGCCGCCGGCGATCCATCATGTGCGCCGTGCGGTCGAACGCCGCATCCGATCCACACGACGGGCGCGAATCGTCCTGCACGACACCAGCGTGGCGTCGACCGAGCTCGAGGTTCTCGGCGGAGTGCTCGTGATGACTCCGGCGCGAACCATGGTCGACCTCGCGCTCGGCCTGCATCGCGATGAATCGCTCATGCGCTGGCTCGTGCTGCTCTCCGAGGTGGACGAGACCCTGATCGATGCCGCGATCCGTCACATCGAGCGGCTCGCACGCGTGCCCGGCACGAAGGCTGCCCATGCCGCTCTCGTGAGGACGAGGAGCCGGATCAGGATGACGTGA